The Meriones unguiculatus strain TT.TT164.6M chromosome 6, Bangor_MerUng_6.1, whole genome shotgun sequence genomic interval CAGCTGTCCTGTAAAGATAACTATGAAGTTTGTGATGGGACCATAATGACACCCACTGTGAGTGATACAACCTATGGGTGTGCTCATTCTATTTTGGTCTAATCAGGTAGCAGCACATTCTTGAAGTGTAAGCAGTCCACACCCATGTGATGGGAGATGGCTGAGAGGGCCATTCAGTTCACTTACCATGCAAGACAAAGACTTAGGTTTGAAACGACAGCAGGGTAGAAAAATGTCAGAGGGATTGGCAGGCCACTGCCGAGACTCTGTAAATTGATGGGAGCTGGAGACCAGAGAATGTTTCAAATTTGTAGAGCCAGATACACTGGTGTATAAAACTACCAATAAGACGTGCCCTGTTTCAAACAAGGCAAAACTCAAGAACTCTACTGTCAACTCATGCTGTGGAACTAAGACAAAAACAGgtaaatactcacacacacacacacaccacaaaatatACAAAAGTGGCATTCCATATTACAGTTCTAATAGTTTATTAGAACTATTAAGCTACTTTTAGGCATTTGTCAGATTAAGCTAACAGATGACTCCTCTTTACCCTCACATGGAGGTACAGCGGGACAATGGGTAGAAGGGATAATTCAGAACTTTTGTCTTCCATCTTCACTTTCTAGAAGGTGTAGTTTCTTCATGTCCAGATGAAACACTGAAGCTGAAGCTTTCCTCTGGGGAGGAAAGCACGCAGTTCAGTACTATTTGTGGAAATTCCTCACGTGGCGGTGGAATGTGGATGACTGGCGGAAGCTACGGTCACACGAAGAGCAGGTGTAGGGCTTCTCCCCTGTGTGAATCCTCTCGTGAGCCTTCAGGTTGGTCTTGTGGCTGAAGGATCTTTTGCACGTGTTGCATGTAAAAGGCTTCTTTCGATTATGGATGACCTGATGAACTCGCAGGTCTGAGCGGTTATAAAAGCCTTTATGACATGTGGGACAGAAAAATTCCCTCCccttcctgtgttttctctgGTGAGCTGAAAGACTAGAGGCATATTTGTAGGCTTTGGGACATTCATCACATTTGTGTGTTTTGAAGTCTTGGTGGAGTGTCTCCTGCTGACCTTCACAGACAGAGTTTGCTTCATGATTTTGGGAAACAGTGACAGATTCAGAAGGAGCCAGGTCTGGCCTGGAGAGCCCTGGTGCCTTCACTGGGACATCTTCAGAAGATGCCCTGGGTGACTCTTCTAGAGACCTAGAGGTGCCTTGAGTTGCTCTTATAGCATTGTCCTGGATTCCATTAGAAACACCTTCCTCTTCAGGCTCAAGACACTCCTCTATTGGGATAATGAGAGGAGAGTTCTCATTTTCAAGACTGCTAACACCAGGAGTTAGGTCACTAGCATTCCAGAACATGTTGTGTTCATCTTCTTTGTCTTCAGTCTCTTCTGACCTGGAGAAAAATCCTGATTGTACATCCATAGGGACCTCTTCAGAAGAATGTTCCCTCAGGAAGAACGCTACCTCGTTGCTGGAGGTGTCTTCATTTGCTCTTCTGACACCCTGAGGAATTTCATAAAAAGAACCTCCGTCT includes:
- the LOC110565937 gene encoding LOW QUALITY PROTEIN: zinc finger and SCAN domain containing protein 4C-like (The sequence of the model RefSeq protein was modified relative to this genomic sequence to represent the inferred CDS: substituted 1 base at 1 genomic stop codon); the encoded protein is MASQLREIFQPNSPPNDLEIGNLEFIPTLGSAVQSGEDTYNSPVSQLNIPPNDNGSWAKQELQSLWEMFTSWLQPEKQSKEQMISQLVLEQFFKIGHYKDKVALKEKWESSGRNMERFMEGLTDDCLVAPVMVPVSMQGQEALFSENMPLKEVIKYLKQQQSATIPTQENARTSLQMPQHMLTVSXTLISTGYEDSEKGCNNFWNASEINSGVNSAEQEKELLIIQAEQNPEHEDGGSFYEIPQGVRRANEDTSSNEVAFFLREHSSEEVPMDVQSGFFSRSEETEDKEDEHNMFWNASDLTPGVSSLENENSPLIIPIEECLEPEEEGVSNGIQDNAIRATQGTSRSLEESPRASSEDVPVKAPGLSRPDLAPSESVTVSQNHEANSVCEGQQETLHQDFKTHKCDECPKAYKYASSLSAHQRKHRKGREFFCPTCHKGFYNRSDLRVHQVIHNRKKPFTCNTCKRSFSHKTNLKAHERIHTGEKPYTCSSCDRSFRQSSTFHRHVRNFHK